In Strigops habroptila isolate Jane chromosome 16, bStrHab1.2.pri, whole genome shotgun sequence, a genomic segment contains:
- the EMC1 gene encoding ER membrane protein complex subunit 1 isoform X2 encodes MAAGLWALLLPLAAAVYEDQVGKFDWRQQYVGKLKFASLEASQGSKKLVVATEKNVVAALNSRSGEILWRHVDKGTSEGAVDAMLIHAQDAITVSNAGRILRSWETNIGGLNWETSLDTGSFQVAGLVGLQDVVKYVAVLKKAAISLHYLSNGHQKWVEHLPESEGTQYQLLYSRGTGVIHVLGIVPQSHLSILTFSVEDGEITKQIRVAAPWLKSLNGACSVVGEAVLVCMDMDTRSLYVCSLETEQEMRQIPLQSLDLEFADGFQPRILATQPSVVSASRTQFFLQLAPSHFSLLQYKHGLLSHLRDFQQAALVSFATTGEKTVAAVLTCRSELKPGSSDGLHAGRALEDSQKQDSLTCSNQTYNINLYLVETGQRLLDTTITFNLEPSGAKPQQLYIQVFLKKDDSVGYRALVQTEDHMLMFLQQPGKVVWSREESLAEVVSLEMVDLPLTGAQAELEGEFGKKADGLLGMFLKRLSSQLILLQAWTAHLWKMFYDARKPRSQIKNEINIDNLARDEFNLQKMMVMVTASGKLFGIESSSGTILWKQYLRNVRPGSSFKLMVQRTTAHFPHPPQCTLLVKDKETKMSFLYVFNPIFGKRSQVAPPLLKRPILQTLLLPIMDQDYAKVLLLIDDEYKVTAFPATKNVLRQLREIAHSIFFYLVDAEQGKLSGFRLKKDLTTEESWEVVIPTEVQRIVSVKGKRSNEHVHSQGRVMGDRSVLYKSLNPNLLAVVTESTDTHHERTFIGIYLIDGVTGRIIHSSVQKKAKGPVHMVHSENWVVYQYWNTKARRNEFTVLELYEGTEQYNATAFSSLDRPILPQVLQQSYIFPSAISAMEATITERGITSRHLLIGLPSGAILSLPKALLDPRRPEIPTEQSREENLIPYSPDVQIHAERFINYNQTISRMRGIYTAPSGLESTCLVVAYGLDIYQTRVYPSKQFDVLKDDYDYVLISSVLFGLVFATMITKRLAQVKLLNRAWR; translated from the exons ATGGCGGCGGGGCTGtgggcgctgctgctgccgctggcGGCCGCCGTCTATGAGGACCAAGTGGGCAAGTTCGACTG GAGGCAGCAGTACGTTGGGAAGCTCAAGTTCGCGTCTCTGGAGGCCTCGCAGGGTTCGAAGAAGCTCGTTGTAGCCACCGAGAAGAACGTCGTGGCTGCCCTGAACTCCAGGAGTGGTGAAATCC tgtgGCGCCATGTAGACAAGGGAACCTCTGAAGGAGCAGTGGATGCGATGCTGATCCATGCACAGG ATGCTATCACTGTGTCCAATGCTGGGCGTATTCTGCGCTCCTGGGAGACCAACATTGGAGGGTTGAACTGGGAGACATCCCTGGACACTGGCAG TTTCCAGGTGGCTGGTTTGGTGGGGCTGCAGGACGTGGTGAAATACGTGGCAGTCCTGAAGAAAGCAGCCATCTCTCTGCACTACCTTTCCAACGGGCACCAGAAATGGGTGGAACACTTGCCAGAAAG tgagggcACGCAGTACCAGCTGCTGTATTCCCGTGGGACTGGAGTGATCCACGTGCTTGGAATTGTTCCCCAGAGCCACCTGAGCATTTTAACCTTCAGTGTAGAAGATGGAGAAATTACAAAACAG ATCAGAGTAGCAGCCCCGTGGCTGAAGAGCCTGAACGGCGCGTGCAGCGTGGTGGGGGAGGCAGTGCTGGTGTGCATGGACATGGACACACGTTCACTCTACGTTTGCTCCTTGGAGACCGAGCAGGAGATGAGGCAGATCCCGCTGCAG TCACTTGACCTGGAGTTTGCTGATGGCTTCCAGCCCAGGATATTGGCCACTCAACCCAGTGTAGTCAGTGCTTCACGGACTCAGTTCTTCCTGCAGCTGGCTCCGAGCCacttctctctgctgcagtaCAAACACGGGCTGCTCAGCCACCTCCGGGACTTCCAGCAG gcagCTCTGGTGAGCTTTGCAACAACTGGGGAGAAGACCGTGGCTGCTGTCCTGACCTGCAGGAGTGAGCTG AAGCCTGGAAGTTCTGATGGCCTGCATGCTGGACGTGCTCTGGAGGATTCCCAGAAGCAG GACTCCTTAACCTGTTCCAATCAAACCTACAATATTAATCTCTACCTGGTTGAAACTGGACAAAGATTGCTGGATACCACAATTACCTTTAACCTGGAGCCGAGTGGTGCCAAGCCACAGCAG CTATACATCCAAGTTTTCCTGAAGAAGGATGACTCCGTGGGCTATCGGGCCTTGGTGCAAACAGAAGACCACATGCTAATGTTCCTCCAGCAGCCGG GAAAAGTTGTGTGGAGCAGAGAGGAGTCCCTAGCAGAAGTGGTAAGCTTGGAGATGGTGGATCTACCTCTGACAGGCGCCCAGGCTGAGCTGGAGGGAGAATTTGGGAAGAAAGCAG ATGGCTTGCTGGGGATGTTTCTGAAGAGGCTCTCCTCCCAGCTCATCCTGCTGCAAGCCTGGACTGCTCATCTTTGGAAGATGTTCTATGATGCCAGGAAACCCCGGAGCCAgattaaaaatgagattaacATTGACAATTTGGCCAGAGATGAATTCAACCTCCAGAAGATGATGGTGATGGTCACAGCTTCAGGAAAG CTTTTTGGTATTGAAAGCAGTTCTGGCACCATCCTGTGGAAGCAGTACCTCAGGAATGTGCGACCGGGCTCCTCCTTTAAGCTGATGGTCCAAAGAACAACAGCCCATTTCCCACACCCTCCACAATGCACCTTGCTTGTAAAGGACAAG GAAACCAAAATGAGCTTTCTGTATGTCTTCAACCCCATCTTTGGGAAGAGAAGTCAAGTAGCTCCCCCTCTTTTGAAGCGTCCAATTCTTCAGACTTTGCTTCTGCCTATTATGGATCAAGATTATGCCAAAGTACTACTCTTGATTGATGATGAGTACAAG GTTACAGCTTTCCCAGCGACTAAAAACGTCCTTCGGCAGCTGAGAGAAATAGCTCATTCTATCTTTTTTTATCTAGTTGATGCTGAGCAGGGAAAACTCTCTGGATTCAGGCTGAAAAAG GACCTGACAACAGAGGAGAGCTGGGAGGTGGTCATACCCACCGAAGTGCAGAGGATAGTGAGCGTGAAAGGGAAGAGGTCCAATGAGCACGTGCACTCCCAGGGCCGGGTGATGGGAGACCGCAGCGTTCTCTATAAG TCTTTGAATCCCAACCTGCTTGCTGTGGTGACAGAGAGCACAGATACACATCACGAGCGCACGTTCATTGGCATATATCTGATTGATGGAGTCACAGGCAGGATCATCCACTCCTCagtgcagaagaaagcaaagggacCCGTCCACATGGTTCACTCGGAGAACTGGGTGGTG TACCAGTACTGGAACACAAAGGCGCGTCGGAACGAGTTCACTGTGCTGGAGCTGTACGAGGGGACAGAACAATACAACGCCACAGCCTTCAGCTCCCTGGACCGCCCGATTTTACCTCAGGTTCTCCAGCAATCTTACATCTTCCCATCTGCCATCAGTGCCATGGAGGCCACCATCACCGAGCGGGGCATCACCAGCCGGCACTTGCTCA TTGGGCTTCCCTCCGGGGCCATCCTCTCCCTTCCCAAGGCTCTGCTGGATCCTCGTCGCCCAGAGATCCCTACGGAACAAAGCAG AGAAGAGAACCTGATTCCATACTCCCCTGATGTGCAGATCCATGCTGAGAGGTTTATCAACTACAATCAAACCATATCCCGGATGAGAGGGATTTATACAGCCCCCTCTGGCCTAGAGTCTACTTGTCTG GTTGTTGCATATGGCCTGGACATCTACCAGACCCGAGTGTACCCATCGAAGCAGTTTGATGTCCTGAAGGATGACTACGACTACGTGCTCATAAGCAGCGTCCTCTTTGGGCTGGTTTTTGCTACCATGATCACGAAGAGACTGGCCCAGGTGAAGCTGCTGAACAGGGCCTGGCGCTAA
- the MRTO4 gene encoding mRNA turnover protein 4 homolog: MPKSRRDRKVSLTRTPRKGLEAKQALIAELRRCVDTYKYIFVFSVANMRNNKLKDVRNAWKHSRIFFGKNKVMMVALGREPSSEYKENLHKVSKHLRGEVGLLFTNRTKDEVDEWFSKFKEVDFARAGNKATYTVSLDTGPLEQFPHSMEPQLRQLGLPTALKKGVVTLLSDYEVCKEGDVLTPEQARVLKLFGYEMAEFKVTIKFLWNSETGDFQKLVGDAAEEEEEEEEEEDDDSNED, translated from the exons ATGCCGAAGTCCAGGCGGGACCGCAAGG TCTCCCTGACGCGGACGCCCAGGAAGGGGTTGGAAGCCAAGCAGGCGCTCATCGCCGAG CTGCGGAGATGCGTGGACACCTACAAGTACATCTTCGTCTTCTCCGTTGCCAACATGAGGAACAACAAGCTGAAGGACGTGCGGAACGCCTGGAAGCACAGCCG GATCTTCTTCGGGAAGAACAAAGTGATGATGGTGGCGCTGGGACGTGAGCCGAGCAGCGAGTACAAGGAGAACCTGCACAAG GTCAGCAAACACCTGCGGGGGGAAGTCGGTCTCCTCTTCACCAACCGCACCAAAGATGAGGTGGATGA GTGGTTCTCCAAGTTCAAAGAGGTGGACTTTGCCCGTGCAGGGAACAAGGCGACGTACACGGTGAGCCTGGACACGGGACCCCTGGAGCAGTTTCCTCACTCCATGGAGCCTCAGCTGCGGCAGCTGGGGCTGCCAACGGCGCTGAAGAAAG GAGTGGTGACACTGCTTTCAGATTATGAAGTCTGCAAGGAAGGGGATGTTCTCACCCCTGAACAAGCCCGAGTCCTG AAACTCTTTGGCTACGAGATGGCAGAGTTTAAAGTCACCATTAAATTTCTGTGGAATTCGGAGACTGGAGACTTCCAGAAGCTTGTGGGAgatgcagcagaggaggaggaggaggaggaagaagaggaggatgatgacAGCAATGAGGACTAG
- the EMC1 gene encoding ER membrane protein complex subunit 1 isoform X1 has translation MAAGLWALLLPLAAAVYEDQVGKFDWRQQYVGKLKFASLEASQGSKKLVVATEKNVVAALNSRSGEILWRHVDKGTSEGAVDAMLIHAQDAITVSNAGRILRSWETNIGGLNWETSLDTGSFQVAGLVGLQDVVKYVAVLKKAAISLHYLSNGHQKWVEHLPESEGTQYQLLYSRGTGVIHVLGIVPQSHLSILTFSVEDGEITKQIRVAAPWLKSLNGACSVVGEAVLVCMDMDTRSLYVCSLETEQEMRQIPLQSLDLEFADGFQPRILATQPSVVSASRTQFFLQLAPSHFSLLQYKHGLLSHLRDFQQAALVSFATTGEKTVAAVLTCRSELKPGSSDGLHAGRALEDSQKQDSLTCSNQTYNINLYLVETGQRLLDTTITFNLEPSGAKPQQLYIQVFLKKDDSVGYRALVQTEDHMLMFLQQPGKVVWSREESLAEVVSLEMVDLPLTGAQAELEGEFGKKAAIQDGLLGMFLKRLSSQLILLQAWTAHLWKMFYDARKPRSQIKNEINIDNLARDEFNLQKMMVMVTASGKLFGIESSSGTILWKQYLRNVRPGSSFKLMVQRTTAHFPHPPQCTLLVKDKETKMSFLYVFNPIFGKRSQVAPPLLKRPILQTLLLPIMDQDYAKVLLLIDDEYKVTAFPATKNVLRQLREIAHSIFFYLVDAEQGKLSGFRLKKDLTTEESWEVVIPTEVQRIVSVKGKRSNEHVHSQGRVMGDRSVLYKSLNPNLLAVVTESTDTHHERTFIGIYLIDGVTGRIIHSSVQKKAKGPVHMVHSENWVVYQYWNTKARRNEFTVLELYEGTEQYNATAFSSLDRPILPQVLQQSYIFPSAISAMEATITERGITSRHLLIGLPSGAILSLPKALLDPRRPEIPTEQSREENLIPYSPDVQIHAERFINYNQTISRMRGIYTAPSGLESTCLVVAYGLDIYQTRVYPSKQFDVLKDDYDYVLISSVLFGLVFATMITKRLAQVKLLNRAWR, from the exons ATGGCGGCGGGGCTGtgggcgctgctgctgccgctggcGGCCGCCGTCTATGAGGACCAAGTGGGCAAGTTCGACTG GAGGCAGCAGTACGTTGGGAAGCTCAAGTTCGCGTCTCTGGAGGCCTCGCAGGGTTCGAAGAAGCTCGTTGTAGCCACCGAGAAGAACGTCGTGGCTGCCCTGAACTCCAGGAGTGGTGAAATCC tgtgGCGCCATGTAGACAAGGGAACCTCTGAAGGAGCAGTGGATGCGATGCTGATCCATGCACAGG ATGCTATCACTGTGTCCAATGCTGGGCGTATTCTGCGCTCCTGGGAGACCAACATTGGAGGGTTGAACTGGGAGACATCCCTGGACACTGGCAG TTTCCAGGTGGCTGGTTTGGTGGGGCTGCAGGACGTGGTGAAATACGTGGCAGTCCTGAAGAAAGCAGCCATCTCTCTGCACTACCTTTCCAACGGGCACCAGAAATGGGTGGAACACTTGCCAGAAAG tgagggcACGCAGTACCAGCTGCTGTATTCCCGTGGGACTGGAGTGATCCACGTGCTTGGAATTGTTCCCCAGAGCCACCTGAGCATTTTAACCTTCAGTGTAGAAGATGGAGAAATTACAAAACAG ATCAGAGTAGCAGCCCCGTGGCTGAAGAGCCTGAACGGCGCGTGCAGCGTGGTGGGGGAGGCAGTGCTGGTGTGCATGGACATGGACACACGTTCACTCTACGTTTGCTCCTTGGAGACCGAGCAGGAGATGAGGCAGATCCCGCTGCAG TCACTTGACCTGGAGTTTGCTGATGGCTTCCAGCCCAGGATATTGGCCACTCAACCCAGTGTAGTCAGTGCTTCACGGACTCAGTTCTTCCTGCAGCTGGCTCCGAGCCacttctctctgctgcagtaCAAACACGGGCTGCTCAGCCACCTCCGGGACTTCCAGCAG gcagCTCTGGTGAGCTTTGCAACAACTGGGGAGAAGACCGTGGCTGCTGTCCTGACCTGCAGGAGTGAGCTG AAGCCTGGAAGTTCTGATGGCCTGCATGCTGGACGTGCTCTGGAGGATTCCCAGAAGCAG GACTCCTTAACCTGTTCCAATCAAACCTACAATATTAATCTCTACCTGGTTGAAACTGGACAAAGATTGCTGGATACCACAATTACCTTTAACCTGGAGCCGAGTGGTGCCAAGCCACAGCAG CTATACATCCAAGTTTTCCTGAAGAAGGATGACTCCGTGGGCTATCGGGCCTTGGTGCAAACAGAAGACCACATGCTAATGTTCCTCCAGCAGCCGG GAAAAGTTGTGTGGAGCAGAGAGGAGTCCCTAGCAGAAGTGGTAAGCTTGGAGATGGTGGATCTACCTCTGACAGGCGCCCAGGCTGAGCTGGAGGGAGAATTTGGGAAGAAAGCAG CCATTCAAG ATGGCTTGCTGGGGATGTTTCTGAAGAGGCTCTCCTCCCAGCTCATCCTGCTGCAAGCCTGGACTGCTCATCTTTGGAAGATGTTCTATGATGCCAGGAAACCCCGGAGCCAgattaaaaatgagattaacATTGACAATTTGGCCAGAGATGAATTCAACCTCCAGAAGATGATGGTGATGGTCACAGCTTCAGGAAAG CTTTTTGGTATTGAAAGCAGTTCTGGCACCATCCTGTGGAAGCAGTACCTCAGGAATGTGCGACCGGGCTCCTCCTTTAAGCTGATGGTCCAAAGAACAACAGCCCATTTCCCACACCCTCCACAATGCACCTTGCTTGTAAAGGACAAG GAAACCAAAATGAGCTTTCTGTATGTCTTCAACCCCATCTTTGGGAAGAGAAGTCAAGTAGCTCCCCCTCTTTTGAAGCGTCCAATTCTTCAGACTTTGCTTCTGCCTATTATGGATCAAGATTATGCCAAAGTACTACTCTTGATTGATGATGAGTACAAG GTTACAGCTTTCCCAGCGACTAAAAACGTCCTTCGGCAGCTGAGAGAAATAGCTCATTCTATCTTTTTTTATCTAGTTGATGCTGAGCAGGGAAAACTCTCTGGATTCAGGCTGAAAAAG GACCTGACAACAGAGGAGAGCTGGGAGGTGGTCATACCCACCGAAGTGCAGAGGATAGTGAGCGTGAAAGGGAAGAGGTCCAATGAGCACGTGCACTCCCAGGGCCGGGTGATGGGAGACCGCAGCGTTCTCTATAAG TCTTTGAATCCCAACCTGCTTGCTGTGGTGACAGAGAGCACAGATACACATCACGAGCGCACGTTCATTGGCATATATCTGATTGATGGAGTCACAGGCAGGATCATCCACTCCTCagtgcagaagaaagcaaagggacCCGTCCACATGGTTCACTCGGAGAACTGGGTGGTG TACCAGTACTGGAACACAAAGGCGCGTCGGAACGAGTTCACTGTGCTGGAGCTGTACGAGGGGACAGAACAATACAACGCCACAGCCTTCAGCTCCCTGGACCGCCCGATTTTACCTCAGGTTCTCCAGCAATCTTACATCTTCCCATCTGCCATCAGTGCCATGGAGGCCACCATCACCGAGCGGGGCATCACCAGCCGGCACTTGCTCA TTGGGCTTCCCTCCGGGGCCATCCTCTCCCTTCCCAAGGCTCTGCTGGATCCTCGTCGCCCAGAGATCCCTACGGAACAAAGCAG AGAAGAGAACCTGATTCCATACTCCCCTGATGTGCAGATCCATGCTGAGAGGTTTATCAACTACAATCAAACCATATCCCGGATGAGAGGGATTTATACAGCCCCCTCTGGCCTAGAGTCTACTTGTCTG GTTGTTGCATATGGCCTGGACATCTACCAGACCCGAGTGTACCCATCGAAGCAGTTTGATGTCCTGAAGGATGACTACGACTACGTGCTCATAAGCAGCGTCCTCTTTGGGCTGGTTTTTGCTACCATGATCACGAAGAGACTGGCCCAGGTGAAGCTGCTGAACAGGGCCTGGCGCTAA